From a single Oreochromis niloticus isolate F11D_XX linkage group LG3, O_niloticus_UMD_NMBU, whole genome shotgun sequence genomic region:
- the LOC100694987 gene encoding nuclear factor 7, brain, translating to MASILSEEQFQCSICLDSFKSPVSIPCGHNFCLECIKHYWDVAHKSECPLCKESFRSRPELRINHALKDITEKFQRSLKEKPGYRPVPAKRQSVPRQSSKSEEEKEKESKRIKTQINKTQEQYQQMIQTRIRKTEEIKQSMELSKRNKEREIQASVQAATMMVSAIERNQALLIEEIERKQEVAEKRAEELLKEISQEIIELQKRRSELHLLEHIENPVQLQQNFLRLNAPMSVKHWADVRVQSDSYVGTVRRTFSRLVDICQELEKKLCAEEVSKINKYAVDVTLDPATAAGWVVLSPDGKKVSLSSQQWRNPLPDDPRRFNSCVAVLGKQSFTSGKRYWVVQVGDKRDWDLGVARESINRKGAITVRPDNGYWAICRRNGGSLCACAGPSVTLHLKEIPQKVGIFLDYDEGSVSFYNTEAKTHIYTYSGLTFTEPLYPYFNPCLHDNGKNTAPLVICPIEAGITVDTSAR from the exons ATGGCCTCCATATTGTCTGAGGAGCAATTTCAGTGCAGCATCTGTCTGGACAGCTTCAAAAGCCCTGTCTCCATCCCGTGTGGGCACAATTTTTGCCTGGAATGCATCAAACACTATTGGGATGTGGCGCATAAGTCAGAGTGTCCGCTGTGCAAAGAATCCTTCAGAAGTCGCCCTGAACTCAGGATCAATCATGCCTTGAAAGACATCACTGAAAAATTTCAAAG ATCTTTGAAGGAAAAACCAGGATACAGACCAGTACCAGCAAAGAGACAAAGCGTGCCACGACAGTCCTCCAAGTCTgaagaagagaaggagaaggagagcaAGAGGATCAAG ACTCAGATAAATAAGACCCAAGAGCAGTATCAACAGATGATCCAGACCCGAATCAGAAAGACCGAGGAGATCAAACAGTCAATGGAGCTGAGCAAA agaaataaagaaagagagATACAGGCCAGCGTTCAGGCTGCCACAATGATGGTAAGTGCCATTGAGAGAAACCAGGCTTTGCTCATCGAGGAGATCGAACGGAAGCAGGAGGTGGCTgagaagagagcagaggagcTTCTCAAGGAGATCAGCCAGGAGATCATTGAGCTGCAGAAGAGACGCAGTGAGCTGCACCTCCTGGAGCACATTGAGAACCCAGTTCAACTCCAGCAG AACTTTTTACGTCTGAACGCTCCGATGTCCGTCAAGCACTGGGCTGACGTCAGAGTCCAGTCGGACAGTTACGTGGGGACTGTGAGGAGAACTTTCTCCAGACTGGTCGACATCTGCCAGGAACTGGAGAAGAAACTGTGTGCAGAGG aggTAAGCAAGATTAATAAATATGCAG TGGATGTAACTCTGGATCCTGCTACTGCTGCTGGCTGGGTGGTCCTGTCCCCGGATGGTAAAAAG GTGAGCCTGAGCTCCCAGCAGTGGAGGAACCCGCTACCTGACGACCCCCGCAGGTTCAACTCCTGCGTCGCCGTGCTGGGAAAACAAAGCTTCACATCTGGGAAACGTTACTGGGTGGTTCAG gttGGGGACAAAAGAGACTGGGATCTTGGGGTGGCCCGGGAGTCCATCAACAGGAAGGGCGCCATCACAGTTCGCCCTGATAACGGTTACTGGGCGATATGCCGACGTAACGGTGGTAGCCTGTGCGCCTGCGCTGGACCCTCCGTCACTCTTCACCTTAAAGAAATTCCTCAGAAAGTCGGTATATTCCTGGACTATGACGAAGGCTCGGTGTCCTTCTACAACACAGAGGCAAAGACTCACATTTATACTTACAGCGGGCTCACTTTCACTGAGCCGCTGTATCCGTACTTTAACCCCTGCCTACATGACAACGGGAAGAACACGGCCCCGCTGGTTATCTGCCCGATCGAGGCTGGGATCACTGTAGACACTTCAGCACGTTGA
- the LOC109194277 gene encoding E3 ubiquitin-protein ligase TRIM39: MASTLTEEQFQCSICLYSFKNPVSIPCGHNFCLECIKRYWDVAHKSECPLCKESFRSRPELRVNLALKEITLIFQSLLKEMKGFKPAPTNRPIIPLQPSRSEEEKESNKIKTQIKKTQEQYQQMIQTRIRKTEEIKQSMELSKRNKEREIQASVQAATMMVSAIERNQTLLIKEIEQKQEVAEKRAEELLKEISQEIIELQKRRSELHLLEHIENPVQLQQNFLRLNAPMSVKHWADVRVQSDSYVGTVRRTFSKLVDICQELERKLCAEEVNKMNKYAVDVTLDPATAAGWVVLSPDNKKVSMSYQQWRNPLPDDPRRFNSCVAVLGKQSFTSGKRYWVVQVGDKRDWDLGVARESINRKGAITVRPDNGYWAICRRNGGSLCACAGPAVTLHLKEIPQKVGIFLDYEEGSVSFYNTEAKTHIYTYSGLTFTEPLYPYFNPCIHDTGKNTAQLVICPIEAGITADTSAR, from the exons ATGGCCTCCACACTGACTGAAGAGCAATTTCAGTGCAGCATCTGTTTGTACAGCTTCAAAAACCCTGTCTCTATACCATGTGGGCACAATTTCTGCCTGGAGTGCATCAAACGTTATTGGGATGTGGCGCATAAGTCAGAGTGTCCGCTGTGCAAAGAATCCTTCAGAAGTCGCCCTGAACTCAGGGTGAATTTGGCCTTAAAAGAAATCACTCTAATATTTCAAAG CTTGTTAAAGGAAATGAAAGGATTCAAACCAGCTCCAACAAACAGACCCATCATTCCACTACAGCCATCCAGGTCTGAAGAAGAGAAGGAGAGCAATAAGATCAAG ACTCAGATAAAGAAGACCCAAGAGCAGTATCAACAGATGATCCAGACCCGAATCAGAAAGACCGAGGAGATCAAACAGTCAATGGAGCTGAGCAAA agaaataaagaaagagagATACAGGCCAGCGTTCAGGCTGCAACAATGATGGTAAGTGCCATTGAGAGAAACCAGACTTTGCTCATCAAGGAGATCGAACAGAAGCAGGAGGTGGCTgagaagagagcagaggagcTTCTCAAGGAGATCAGCCAGGAGATCATTGAGCTGCAGAAGAGACGCAGTGAGCTGCACCTCCTGGAGCACATTGAGAACCCAGTTCAACTCCAGCAG AACTTTTTACGTCTGAACGCTCCGATGTCCGTCAAGCACTGGGCTGACGTCAGAGTCCAGTCGGACAGCTACGTGGGGACTGTGAGGAGAACTTTCTCCAAACTGGTCGACATCTGCCAGGAACTGGAGAGGAAACTGTGTGCAGAGG AGGTAAACAAGATGAATAAATATGCAG TGGATGTAACTCTGGATCCTGCTACTGCTGCTGGCTGGGTGGTCCTGTCCCCGGATAATAAAAAG GTGAGCATGAGCTACCAGCAGTGGAGGAACCCGCTACCTGACGACCCCCGCAGGTTCAACTCCTGCGTCGCCGTGCTGGGAAAACAAAGCTTCACATCTGGGAAACGTTACTGGGTGGTTCAG gttGGGGATAAAAGAGACTGGGATCTTGGGGTGGCCCGGGAGTCCATCAACAGGAAGGGCGCCATCACAGTTCGCCCTGATAACGGTTACTGGGCGATATGCCGACGTAACGGTGGTAGCCTGTGCGCCTGCGCTGGGCCCGCCGTCACTCTTCACCTTAAAGAAATTCCTCAGAAAGTCGGTATATTCCTGGACTATGAAGAAGGCTCGGTGTCCTTCTACAACACAGAGGCAAAGACTCACATTTATACTTACAGCGGGCTCACTTTCACTGAGCCGCTGTATCCGTACTTTAACCCCTGCATACATGACACCGGGAAGAACACGGCCCAGCTGGTTATCTGCCCGATCGAGGCTGGGATCACTGCAGACACTTCAGCACGTTGA